Proteins encoded in a region of the Rutidosis leptorrhynchoides isolate AG116_Rl617_1_P2 chromosome 9, CSIRO_AGI_Rlap_v1, whole genome shotgun sequence genome:
- the LOC139867690 gene encoding dormancy-associated protein homolog 4-like, whose translation MGFLDHLWDETLAGPNPDSSLGKHGKYKSLRLPSGPNMIVAGQSRTDVNLPSNILRTINNNNNISASGSTLSSPSGCTTPGSPFSPTSPGGNIKKLSRRKSMHSKEPKSPTGYDWIVLSALER comes from the exons ATGGGTTTTCTTGATCATCTCTGGGATGAAACGCTGGCCGGCCCAAATCCTGACTCGAGTTTAGGCAAACATGGTAAATACAAGTCCCTACGTCTCCCGTCAGGACCCAATATGATCGTTGCTGGTCAATCCCGTACCGATGTAAACCTTCCCAGCAATATTCTCAGaacaatcaacaacaacaacaacatttctGCTTCCGGGTCCACCCTGTCCTCTCCCTCTGGTTGCACCACCCCGGGTTCCCCCTTCTCGC CAACAAGTCCAGGAGGGAATATCAAGAAGCTGAGTCGAAGAAAGTCGATGCATTCTAAGGAGCCCAAAAGTCCTACGGGTTATGATTG GATTGTTTTGAGCGCTTTGGAACGTTGA